Proteins from one Drosophila gunungcola strain Sukarami chromosome 3R, Dgunungcola_SK_2, whole genome shotgun sequence genomic window:
- the LOC128252951 gene encoding putative fatty acyl-CoA reductase CG5065 — MDILRSDAECGESDIAKFYANKTILITGATGFMGKVLVEKLLRSCGDLNVIYLLIRTKKGVDPSVRKEQYFKCVIFSKLLEKNPGIVDKVRVVKGDLLEPDLGLSANDTNTLASNVEVVFHCAANVRFDQPLRPMVMMNVVGTLKVLRLAEKMSHLQALVHVSTSYCQCNESVLEERAYPAPQNPFSIIEMVDTMDDAALAEITPKLLNGLPNTYAYSKALSEDLICRYNNKLPIIITRPSIVTAAIHEPLPGWIEGVNGPTGLMIGAARGVIRSMHCNPDYASTVIPVDKAINGMILCGYQRGKASQEKGGQQRGVEFCNLCISSKALMSWGDSIETGRRFFYETPLSFALWYPGGSIKKNYYHHLFCVIFFHYLPAYFIDFWLLIFGQKPFLLNVQRKVSMGLKLLQYYTTKEWEFRNERFQEMSSQLNALDQDLFDTSVGQVNWETYISNYIVGMRTYILGESEATLPQARKVLSRLYVLDWVSKVLFWTLTFWFLWTHLDGFVARGDAFIRSSLNNIYHEPNSTIHA, encoded by the exons ATGGACATACTGAGGAGCGATGCCGAATGCGGCGAGTCCGATATTGCCAAGTTCTATGCCAACAAAACGATCCTGATTACCGGCGCCACCGGATTTATGGGCAAGGTTCTGGTGGAGAAGCTACTACGTAGCTGCGGGGATCTGAATGTCATCTATCTATTGATACGCACCAAAAAGGGAGTCGATCCCAGCGTTCGCAAGGAGCAGTACTTCAAGTGTGTG ATCTTTAGCAAGCTGCTGGAGAAGAATCCCGGCATCGTGGACAAGGTGCGCGTGGTAAAGGGCGACCTGCTGGAGCCGGACCTTGGCCTGAGCGCCAATGACACCAACACACTCGCCTCCAACGTCGAGGTGGTGTTCCACTGTGCGGCCAATGTGCGCTTCGACCAGCCGCTGCGGCCCATGGTCATGATGAACGTGGTGGGCACCCTGAAGGTCCTCCGCCTGGCGGAGAAGATGAGCCACCTGCAGGCGCTGGTGCACGTGTCCACCTCCTACTGCCAGTGCAACGAGAGCGTCCTGGAGGAGCGCGCCTACCCGGCCCCGCAGAACCCCTTCTCCATCATCGAGATGGTGGACACGATGGACGACGCCGCCCTCGCAGAGATCACACCCAA ATTACTAAACGGCTTGCCGAACACGTACGCTTACAGCAAGGCGCTGTCGGAAGATTTAATTTGCAGATACAACAATAAGCTGCCCATAATCATCACAAGGCCCTCGATTG TGACGGCGGCCATTCACGAGCCACTGCCCGGCTGGATCGAGGGCGTCAACGGACCGACCGGCCTGATGATCGGCGCCGCCCGCGGAGTCATCCGGTCGATGCACTGCAACCCGGACTACGCCTCCACGGTGATACCCGTGGACAAGGCCATCAACGGGATGATCCTGTGCGGCTATCAGCGCGGCAAGGCCAGCCAGGAGAAGGGGGGCCAGCAGCGGGGCGTGGAGTTCTGCAACCTGTGCATCTCCAGCAAGGCCCTGATGTCCTGGGGCGACAGCATCGAGACGGGCCGCCGCTTCTTCTACGAAACGCCACTCAGCTTCGCGCTCTGGTATCCGGGGGGATCCATCAAGAAGAACTACTACCACCACCTCTTCTGCGTCATCTTCTTCCACTATCTGCCCGCCTACTTCATCGACTTTTGGCTGCTCATCTTTGGCCAGAAGCCCTT CTTGCTGAACGTCCAACGCAAAGTGTCGATGGGTTTGAAGCTGCTGCAGTACTACACAACGAAAGAGTGGGAGTTCCGCAACGAGCGCTTCCAGGAGATGAGTAGCCAGCTCAATGCCCTCGACCAGGACCTCTTCGACACGTCGGTGGGCCAGGTGAACTGGGAGACGTACATCAGCAACTACATCGTGGGCATGCGCACCTACATCCTGGGCGAGAGCGAAGCCACTCTGCCCCAGGCCCGCAAGGTCCTGAGCCGCCTGTACGTCCTGGACTGGGTCAGCAAGGTGCTGTTCTGGACCCTGACCTTCTGGTTCCTGTGGACCCACCTGGATGGCTTTGTGGCGAGGGGCGATGCCTTCATCCGATCCTCACTCAACAACATTTACCACGAGCCAAACAGCACCATACACGCATAA